TACCATTGAAAATACTAGTGGGTTTTATTTTATTGTTATTCTCCATTCACTTTTCATTTATGTATATTGAAGGACTTTTTTCTGATTCAATAAGCTATATTTATAAGATACTTAATTTGTTTTGATGATAGTATTTTTTAATTATTTAGCAATTTCAATAATAAGGCTGAATAAAAAAGGAGTGAGAGATTGTGCCAGATGGTCCTAGTGGAGAAAAAACGGAAAAGCCCACCCCCAGGCGGCTGGAGAAAGCAAAAGAAGAAGGACAGCTTGCAAAAAGTCAGGAATTAAATTCAGCATTTACTTTATTAGCAAGTTTTTTTACCCTTTATTTCTTATTTGCTAATATAATTCAATCTCTTTCAGAAAAAATGACTAGTTTTTTGTCCTTATCTACTTTGCCAGCTATTAATCTAGATAATTCATATACGATATTAATTGATTTGATACTTTTTATAGCTAGAGTTTCAGCTCCAGTAATGATAGCTTCTGCTATCTTAGGTGCTTTTATAAATCTTGTACAGGTGGGTCCTAGGTTTTCCACTAAACTAATTCAAATGAAGTTTAGTAAAATAAACCCTATTGAAGGGGCCAAGCGTCTCTTTTCTTTAAAATCTTTGATTGAATTAATAAAGTCATTATTAAAAGCTACAATTATTCTTTTTTTAACTTATAATCAAATAATGAGTGCATGGCCTGAGCTCATATTATTATCAGGACAGGGATTTGAGCCAGCACTTATATTTGTAGCTAATCTTATTTTTAGGATTGCAGTAAATATTATAATATTTTTAATTATTTTGGGTATTGTAGATTATGTTTATCAGAGATGGGAGTTTATGCGTAATCTTATGATGACAAAGCAAGAGGTAAAAGAAGAATATAAAGAAATGGAAGGAGACCCTCATGTTAAATCTCAAAGAAGACAAATACAGCGAGAAATGAGTATGAATAGGATGATGGCTTCTGTAGAAGATGCTGATGTGGTTATCACTAATCCAACTCATATAGCTGTAGCTCTTAAATTTGATTTAGAATCTATGGAAGCACCTGTTGTCTTGGCTAAAGGAGAAGGTTTTATTGCTCAAAAGATTAAGGAAGTTGCTAAAGAAGCCGAAATCGAGATAGTAGAAAATAAGCCTTTGGCGAGAGCTTTGAATGCTACCACAGAAATTGGTGAAGAAATACCTGCAGATTTATATCAGGCAGTAGCTGAGGTCCTTGCTTACTTATATAACGATAGAGTTTAACAGCAAGCATAAAATATATACAGATAAAGATTTCCTGGCATCTACAGAAGTCTATATATGTAATAATAGAGAGGATAATATACATGGCTGTACCGAAAGAAAACAGATTAATAAAACAAGTTAACAATAATAGTGATATATTATTTGCACTTGCTATAGTTGGAATTGTTATTATGTTTATTATTCCTTTACCACCAATACTAATGGATTTATTATTAGCAACAAATATTACACTAGCAATGGTTATCATACTGGTTAGTATATATATAGTAGAACCGCTACAATTATCGGTTTTTCCTTCATTATTATTATTTGCAACTCTTTTTCGTTTAGGTTTGAATGTTTCTACGACTAGACTTATATTAGGCGATGGTTACGCAGGTCAGATTATCTTGAGTTTTGGTAATTTTGTAGTTGGAGGTAATTTTGTAGTTGGCTTTATAATCTTTCTTATTTTAGTTGTTATACAGTTTATTGTTATTACTAAAGGTTCTGAGAGAGTTGCTGAAGTGGCAGCTCGTTTTACCCTTGATGCTATGCCAGGAAAACAAATGAGCATTGACGCAGACTTAAATGCTGGTATTATTGATGAAAGTACTGCAAGAGATATGCGTGAAAAAATAAGACAGGAAGCAGATTTTTATGGGGCTATGGATGGTGCTAGTAAATTTGTTAAAGGTGATGCTATTGCTGGTATTATTATTACGATTATAAATGTAATTGGTGGTTTAATTATCGGTTCAATGCAGCAAGGAATGGAAATAGCTGAAGCAGCTCAAACCTATGCTCTTTTAACTATAGGAGATGGTCTTGTAAGTCAGATACCAGCCTTATTAATTGCGACAGCTACTGGATTGGTAGTTACCAGAGCTGCTTCGGAGAATAATTTAGGCAGAGATGTTAGTGCTCAATTATCTGCACAGCCTAAGGCTTTATTCATAGCTGCTGCTGTATTAAGTATCCTTGGCTTTATGCCAGGACTACCAACTATACCATTTTTATTTCTTGCTTTTTTAATAGCAGGCTTTGCATATGTTTTAATAAGCCAGATAGGTAATATAGATAAAGAGGACTTAGAAGATATTACAGAAGAAACTGCAGCTGCTGGAACAAGAAGGCCAGAACCCGAAGAAATAAACACATTGCTGAAGGTTGATCCAATGGAAGTAGAGGTTGGCTATAACTTGATATCTTTAGTCTTACCAGATCAAGGTGGAGATTTTTTAGATAGGGTTGCTATGATTAGAAGGCAGACTGCCCTTGAGTTAGGCATGATAATTCCCCCAGTAAGAATATTAGATAACTTACAGCTAGAACCTAATATATATCGAATCAAATTAAAAGGTGTTGAAATAAGCAAGTATGAAATTATGCCGGATCATTTTCTAGCAATGGATTCAGGTCTTACAACTAAGGAATTAAAGGGGATAGAAACAAAAGAACCTGCTTTTGGCACCCCTGCTATCTGGATAAGTGAAGATCAAAAAGATGATGCAGAAATGAATAATTATACTGTGGTTGATCCACCATCAGTTATGGCAACACATTTAACTGAGCTAATCAGAGAACATGCTTACGAATTATTAGGTCGCCAGGAGGTAAAAAATCTTATTGACAATATAAAAGAAGATTATCCTGCAGTTGTAAATGAACTAATGCCTGATCTGATGACATTAGGTGATATACAAAAAGTTCTACAAAACTTGTTATGGGAAGGAATCCCTATTAAGGACTTGTTAACTATTCTGGAAACTCTAGCTGATTATGCTACTCGTACAAAGGATGTTCAGTTATTGACTGAATATGTACGTCAATCCCTGTCGAGACAGATAAGCAATATGTTTAAAGAGAATGATGGCTATTTATACGTTATTACACTAGATCCACAATTAGAGGATAATTTAAGTCAAAATCTAGAATCATCAGAGCAAGGTAATTATCTGTCGCTAGATCCTTCTCAAGCACAAAGGCTAATTGAAAATATAGCTAGCTCAGTTCAGCAACTCTTGCAGCAGGGACATCAAGCAATTTTATTAACAGCACCAATTTTAAGAAGACCAATAAAAGAGATGACATATCGTTCTATAAAAGAATTAATTACAATTTCATATAATGAATTAGATGATCAGATAGATATTCAGGTCATAGGGACGGTGAAATAAAGTGAAGGTAAAAAAATATATAGGATCCACAATGCAAGATACTATTTTTAAAGTAAAAGCTGATTTAGGGCCGGAGGCAATTATTTTAAATACTAGAAAATTTAAATCTGGGCTATTAGGTATATTCGGTAAAACTAAGGTAGAAGTATTGGCTGCTTTAGAAGAAGACAAGAAAGAGGATAAAAAAGAAGAAGAAAAAACATTAACTGAGATAAATAACTTAAAAAATATGATAAATGAATTAAATAATCAATGGAAATCAGACAGTATAATTCGTGAATTACCTGAGCAATTAGCTCTAATTTATAAACATTTGACTTTGCAAGGAGTAAATAGTGACTTTCAAAGGGACTTAATAAGTCAAGTTAATAAAAAACATTATTCTGAAAATGAATTCTTGAAAATTGTAAAAGAAAGATTAATTGATTTCCTTGGTGATTCTCATCCAATTGATAGTGTTAATTTGCCAAGAGTAGTTGCTTTTATCGGGCCTACTGGTGTAGGTAAAACAACCACCATCGCGAAGTTAGCCGCCCGCTATGCTTTAGATGAAGAAAAAAAAGTAGCTTTAATTACGGCAGATACGTATAGAATTGCTGCTGTTCAACAGTTAAAAACATATAGTGACATCATTAATGTACCGATGCAGGTAGTCTATAATTTAGATGAATTGAAAGAGGCTTTATACAAGAAGTTTCTTAGTTATGACATGATATTTATAGACACTGCTGGCAGTAGTTGGGATGATAAGTTACAAATAGGACGTCTAAAGAAACTAATAAATAAAGACCTTATAGATGAAATACATCTAATAATTAGTATGAGTACAAAAAGTAATGATATAGATAGTATTATAAAAAGATTTTCTATATTAGATCCTGATAAGATTGTATTATCCAAGTTGGATGAGACAATGACTTATGGAGATATAATAAACATTAAGTCAAGGTATAAATTGCCATATTCATACCTTACCTTTGGTCAAGATGTTCCAGATGATTTACAAGTGGCTGATGCTAAAGTACTAGTAAAATATATAATGGGTGATTTATATGAATGATCAAGCTACTCAATTAAGAAAAAAAGTGGCTGCAAAAGCACATAAAACTAGAATAATAGCTATCGCCAGTGGTAAAGGCGGAGTAGGTAAGAGTAATATTACTGTAAATTTAGGATTGGCCTTACAGGAAAGGGGAAAAAAAGTATTGCTTTTAGATGCAGACTTAGGTATGGCTAATCTCGATATATTATTAGGTATAACCCCTACTTATAATTTAAGCCATGTTTTAAAAGGAAGGTGTAGCTTCCAGGAAGCTTTAATTGTTGGACCAGGAAATATAGATATATTAGCTGGAACTTCTGGTGTGGATGATTTGGTAAATATTAGTTCGACAGAAATTAAGAGATTAATAGAAGCTTCTTCGCAAATGGAAAGTAAATATGATATAATAATAATAGATATAGGGGCAGGAATACATTTAAGTGTGACAAATTTTATAATGGCTTGTGATGATGCTTTAATTGTTTTAACACCTGAACCGACAGCTATTATGGATGCCTATAGTTTGGTCAAGTTTTTGGCAAGGCGAAAATATCAAAATCAGATATCATTACTTATTAATCAGACAAGTTCTTATAAAGAAGGAGAAAATGTCGCAAAAAGGATGAAAAAGGCGATTAAGGAGTATTTGCGATTAGATATAGAAATAATGGGATACATACCATATGAAGAAACTGTAAAACAATCGGTTAAACAACAGGCACCTTTTTTTATTACTTATCCAAAGACTAAGGCTGTTCAAGCTTTAAAAGATGTGGCAGCAAAGATCTTAAATAAAGTTGAAGAAAACAGTTCAAATGGAATGAAAGCCTTTGTTTATAAGATTGTTGGGATTTTTAATCGTAAATAAGAAAATGTTAACAATATCAGGGGGTTTCACAATGATAGAAGGATTAGAAATAAACCAAAAGATAGATATAATTGTAGAAGCAGGACCCTATAAAGGGAAATACCTTTCTAAAGTTTCTGAAATAGAATCAGATATTTTTAAAGTATCACCACCCTATTCTCGAGGTGAAATAGTACCTTTACGAAAAGGACAAATTCTACGTGTATATTTTACTGATGAAACTGCAGCTTACATTTTTGCTGCTAAGGTTTTGGCTAGGGAAAAGCAAGCTGTATCTCTTATTAAATTAGAAAGAATTAGTGATTTGAAACGAATACAAAGAAGAGAATATTTTAGGTTGGATGTTAAAAAGACAGTAAAATATCGCTTAATTAAAAATCCCTTTAATAAAGAAGACTTAGAAAATGAACAAGGAGAATTTCAAAAAGGTGAAACCTTAGATATTAGTGGTGGAGGATTAAAATTATATGTAGATGATGAGTTCCCTAATGAAGGTTTTATTGAATTTTATATAGATATACCAGGGATAGAAGCGGTCCCTATTTTCGGTAAAATAGTTAATCAATATAACGTAGAGGATATGAGGGCAGTTGGAATAAAATATGTTGATATAGCACATTCTATACAGGAAAAAATTATAAGTTGGTTATTTGACTATCAACGACAATTGAGAAAAAGGGGGTTACTCTAGTTGAAATTAAGCTTACTTGCAATTCTTCTCCTGATAATCATAAGCTTTAATATTACTGTACTCTTTGGTTTAATACAATCATGGCCTCTGGATTTAATATTCTTTAGTGGTTTAAGAGTAATCTTATTTATTCCTTTATTTTATGTTTCGGTATTCTTTTTATTTAATATTTTATCAAAATCACGATTTAAAAATGATAAAAGCGATGATGCAAGTGGAAGTGATATTAATAATAGCAAAGAAGGAAAAAATAAAAACGATGAAGCTAGAAGCGAAGATTTGCTTAATCAGGATAGCAGTGATAGCTTTTCTCCCTTATCTCCAACAGTCCTAGAAGTAGCGCAAGAAGAAAGAGGCGAGCTTAGTCAATGACATTTAAAAAATCTGACGAGTATTCTCTTTGGCTTAAATATAAAAAAAATAAAGATCAAGATATATTTCAGGAATTAGTTCTTAAATATGTATCATTAGTAAAATACCATGCAAGTAGAATTAAAATGATGGTTCCCAATTTTATTGAAGAAGACGACTTGATAAGTTATGGTATTTTAGGTTTAATGGATGCTGTTAATAAGTTTGATCCAGAAAAAGGAGTTCTATTCAAAACATATGCTTCAAGAAGAATTCGGGGTGAAATCATTGACCATTTAAGAAAACTGGACTGGCTTCCCCATTCTGTTCGTCGTCAAGGAAAAAAACTAAAGGAATTATCAGATAAATTGAGGAAAGAAAACGGGAAATCTCCAGACATTGAAGAATTAGCTGAAGCTAGCGATATCTCAAAAGATAGAATTTTAGAATTACATCGAAAAATTTACTCTTCTCAATGGGTTTCTTTGTATGAAGAATTTGGTGATATGTCTATAGGTGACCTAATAGCAGAAGATATAGAAAAAAGTCCTGACGCAATATATCAACATAAGGAAAAAGAAGAGCTTTTAAGAAAGGCCCTTGAGAAGCTTAATGAACAAGAACAATTAATTATAGCTTTAATTTATTTTGAAGAATTAAGTCAAAAAGAAGTAGCCGAAATAATGGAATTATCAGCAGCAAGAATATCACAGCTTCATAAAAAAGTAGTAAATAGATTAAGAGGTATATTATCTAGAAATAAGGATTACTTATTTTAAAATTTCCGTTTAACCTAACTATATTTAGCCGAAGGGGGAATTTTTATGAAAAAGGTAGTAGATATAGAAGCCAGGGATAAAAAAGAAGCTTTAGAACTTGCTAAAATAGAACTGTCAAAAGTCTTGGAACAAGATGAAATCGATCTAAGTAATGTCAGTATTGATTTAATAAAAAAGAAGAAACGCTTACTTTTATTTAATAGTAAAAAAAATATTTACAAAGTATCATACGAGGATACTATTTCAAAAGAAGATGAGAAGTTCTTGGATTTAGCCATGGATTCAATAGATATAGATGGTGAACTAGCGATTAAATTAGTGGACGATGGTATTTTTATTAAAATAACAGAAGCACAAGGTAAAGGGAAAAAGATTACTTATTCTAATGTAAAAGCTCTCATTGATGAAAAAGAAATTGTTGAAGTAGATTGGCATAGCGTAAAAGAAATAATCGAAAACGCTGAAGATAAATGGGAGTTGATTGCTCCACGAAAAAAAGAACTAGATAGAGATGCAGAAATTAATATACAAGTAAGTGATGATAAATTAAAGGCTTACCTAAGTTATATTCCTAGCCTCGGAGGAAAGGAAATCAACTTAAGAGACTTAAATGAATTTTTAAGTGAAAATGGTATAAGTGTTGGTATTAAAGAAGAAAAATTAAATAAGATAATTGAAAATAAAGAAAAGGCAGAAGGGGTGTTAATCGCAGAAGGTATTGAGCCTGTGCCAGGAAAAGATGCACAGTTGATATATCATTTTGAAGAAAAGAAAGAGTCCATAGGCACTGAACGAGAAGATGGTAGTATAGATTATTTTGATCTTGCTTTAATAACAAATGTTCAACCTGGTGATGTTTTACTAACTAAGAAAGATTCTGAAGCAGGCAAAGCAGGAAAGGCAGTTACTGGTGAAGAAATAAAACCTGCTATTCCTAAAGACGTGAAAATACTTAAAGGAAAGAATACAGAGCTTAAGGATGAATATACCTTAATTGCCAAAGAAGCAGGTCAGGTTGTTTTAAATGAAAGGGGTAATGTTGAGGTATTACCTGTTTATGAAGTTAGAGGAGATGTAGATTTAAGTACTGGTAATATAGATTTTGTTGGGAATGTCAAGGTTAATGGTAATGTTACTGAAGGTTTTAAAATAAGGGCTGATGGTAACGTTGAAGTTAGAGGTAATGTTTCAATTGCCGATATTGAAGCAGGCGGTAATGTAGTGGTATCTCATGGATTTGTTGGTAAAAACAAATCTAGTATTAAGGCTAAAGGTGATGTTAAAATAAAATTTGTTGAAAATGCAACTGTTAAATCAGAAAAAAGTATATATGTCAGTGATGCAGTAATGCATAGTAAATTGACAGCTGCTGACAGTATAGAAGTGATAAAGAAAAAAGGTTTATTGGTTGGTGGAGTAGTAAAGGCAGGAAAGAAAATAATTGCTAATACTATAGGTTCTGCATTAGCAACTACAACTCACTTAGAAGCAGGAGTAGATCCAGAAATTAGAAATAAGATTAATAATCTGAAAGAAGAGATAAAAAAAGATTCAAATAATTTAACTAAATCTACTAAGGCTTTAAAAATTCTAGAAAAGTTGAAAGAAAGTAATAATGGATTGCCAGAAGAAAAAGTGATTATGTATTATCAACTTCAAAAAACGGTAAAGCAACTTCAGTCTATGAAAGATGAAAAAGAAAATAATATATCTGCTCTAAAAGAAAAGTTAAAAATATCAGAAAATGGATTTGTCCAGGCGAAAAAGAAGTTGTATCCAGGAGTAAAAATAATAATTGGCAATTCTCAATTAAACATTTATAATGAAACTGCTGCATCTAAGTTTTTAGAGCAGGAGGGAGAAATTACTCAACTTAATTTAAGAGGGTGAAGTAGATGACTCAAGCAATAAACCCAAATACTGATATTCCTATGTCTTTACAGGTGGAAAGAATAGAGCATATGCGTAATGTACATGATATGCAACAACAGGGACAATTAGCACAAAACGCTGAGTCAGAGGAAAAGTTACAGCAGCAACAAGTAAATTCAAGCAATGCTAGTGAACGGTCTCATATAAAGGATAAACATCGTGAGAAAGAAAAGCAGTCAAAAAAAGAAAAAAATAAAAAAGAATTTAATTCAGAAGAAAATGTAGATAGCAAAAATCTTAAGAAGGCACAAGATAAGGGGCGAATCATAGATGTTAAAATCTAGGAGTAGTGGTGAAATAGTATGGGATGGGTATTAATATTTTCAGGTATTATTTTGACAGTATTTGCTTGTTTTCAGGTATATCGAATGCAGCTAATATCAGAAGATAGTTCTAACAATACCTATCCTTTAAAAGAGTTATTAAATAAAAATCCTAAAGATGAAATAACTAATAGCAATGTTGTGAAAATTATTGAAAAGAGTAGATACCTAGAAGAAGAATTCGAAAACAATTATCAACGATTAGAAGTGCTGAATAAGAAGATGAGTAATTTAATAAATGAAATTTCAAGCAAGGAAGAGTTACTTAGGAAGAATATAAATAGTTTTAATGTGGATATTTCTTACCTTGATTTAAATAAAAAAAATCAGGAGTCTTTTTCCCAGCTTTTATCAAAAAATATCTCAGAAAAAGAAGAAGTGATACCAGAAAAGTATATAGAAATCTTCAAATTATACAAAGACGGTATGTCAGCAAATGAGATTGCTGAGAAAATGGATATTGGTGTTGGTGAAATTAAACTAATTTTTAACTTATATGGAAAAGAGGTTAAAAATGTTGAACAATAAAGGATTGATGAATCTTTTAATTAATAATTTAGCAATAGGTTTAGGCTTGTCCTTTATGATTATAGGTGTTTTTCTACTAAATACACCTTTATTATCTAGAGATAGGACTGTAGGACAAATCAATAATATAAATACTGATGGTCTTGAACTTAATTATAATAGATTATCCAATTATCAAGAGTATGAAGAAATTGAATTGAATATACCAGCAGGTAGTTCAGGAATAACTGCAGCTTATTTATTAGAAGAAAAAGGTCTAATTTCTGTAGAAGAGTTTAGAAAATATATTATTATGTTTGATATAGGAAAAAGAATAAGAGCAGGAACTTATAGATTTAATAAAAATGATAGTATTGCCGATATATTAAGTAAGATACTTATTAATTAAAGGGGGTGACAGATAATGTTTAAGGGTATATTTACTTCTGCTTCTGGAATGAAGGTAAATCAGGAACGTTTGAATATTACAGCCAATAATTTAGCAAATGTAGATACAAACGGTTTTAAAAGGGACGAAAGTGTACAACGTTCGTTCAGAGAAGAATTAGTCTATAAAATTGAAGGTAATAAGGCAACTCCTTTAGGACGTGCTGGTGCTGGAGTGATGTTGGAATCTACTTATACACAACATCAACAAGCCCCTTTGCGTAAAACAGGAAATCAATTAGACATAGCAATTGAGGGATCTGGTTTCTTTGTAATAGATACACCAGATGGACTAAGATACACTAGAGATGGTAGCTTTACAATTAATAACGAAGGCATAATAGTTACTCATCAGGGATATCCTGTTTTAGGGGAAGGGGGTCCATTAGAGACAATTAGTGATAGAGATATAACAATTGATAATAATGGTCAAATTCATCTTGAAGAGATGCTAGGGGATAGTTTTCAGATAGTGGATTTTGCTGAAGCTAATCTGCTGGAAAAAGTAGGAGACAATTTATATCAGGCAAATGAAGAGATTGAAGAAATTGAGGCTAATTATCAATTAAGACAGGGATATTTAGAAAATTCTAATGTAAATATTGTACAGGAAATGGTTAACATGATACAGGTTACTAGACATTATGAAGCAAATCAGAAAGTAATCACAACTATGGATAATATCTTAGATCAAGCTGTAAATTCAATAGCTAGATTAGGATGATACCTTTTATTTCTTAATAAAAAAAACAGGATTATAAGGGGAGTATCTAGAAGATATAATTAATGTCCAAAAATTCAGCGGGACCTTAAGAGGAGGCTGAATGAGCTGTTGACCGATAGATACAGCTTAAAAGATTATTGTAAAAATTAATAAGTATAAATTAATCATAAAAAACTTTATTTACTTACAAAAAAAACAAGGAGATGATTAAGGATGATTAGTGCTTTATGGACATCAGCTACAGGAATGGGAGCACAACAAACAAATATAGATATTATTTCAAACAACCTTGCGAATGTGAATACAACTGGATTTAAGAAAAGTAGGGTTAATTTTCAGGATATGATGTATCAACGTTTAAATCAAGCTGGAACCCCCAACGCACAGGGAGCTCAAGTTCCTATTGGAATAGAAATTGGTCATGGTACTAAAGTGTCTGCTACTCAA
This region of Halanaerobiaceae bacterium ANBcell28 genomic DNA includes:
- the flhF gene encoding flagellar biosynthesis protein FlhF, with translation MKVKKYIGSTMQDTIFKVKADLGPEAIILNTRKFKSGLLGIFGKTKVEVLAALEEDKKEDKKEEEKTLTEINNLKNMINELNNQWKSDSIIRELPEQLALIYKHLTLQGVNSDFQRDLISQVNKKHYSENEFLKIVKERLIDFLGDSHPIDSVNLPRVVAFIGPTGVGKTTTIAKLAARYALDEEKKVALITADTYRIAAVQQLKTYSDIINVPMQVVYNLDELKEALYKKFLSYDMIFIDTAGSSWDDKLQIGRLKKLINKDLIDEIHLIISMSTKSNDIDSIIKRFSILDPDKIVLSKLDETMTYGDIINIKSRYKLPYSYLTFGQDVPDDLQVADAKVLVKYIMGDLYE
- a CDS encoding MinD/ParA family protein; the protein is MNDQATQLRKKVAAKAHKTRIIAIASGKGGVGKSNITVNLGLALQERGKKVLLLDADLGMANLDILLGITPTYNLSHVLKGRCSFQEALIVGPGNIDILAGTSGVDDLVNISSTEIKRLIEASSQMESKYDIIIIDIGAGIHLSVTNFIMACDDALIVLTPEPTAIMDAYSLVKFLARRKYQNQISLLINQTSSYKEGENVAKRMKKAIKEYLRLDIEIMGYIPYEETVKQSVKQQAPFFITYPKTKAVQALKDVAAKILNKVEENSSNGMKAFVYKIVGIFNRK
- a CDS encoding FapA family protein; this translates as MKKVVDIEARDKKEALELAKIELSKVLEQDEIDLSNVSIDLIKKKKRLLLFNSKKNIYKVSYEDTISKEDEKFLDLAMDSIDIDGELAIKLVDDGIFIKITEAQGKGKKITYSNVKALIDEKEIVEVDWHSVKEIIENAEDKWELIAPRKKELDRDAEINIQVSDDKLKAYLSYIPSLGGKEINLRDLNEFLSENGISVGIKEEKLNKIIENKEKAEGVLIAEGIEPVPGKDAQLIYHFEEKKESIGTEREDGSIDYFDLALITNVQPGDVLLTKKDSEAGKAGKAVTGEEIKPAIPKDVKILKGKNTELKDEYTLIAKEAGQVVLNERGNVEVLPVYEVRGDVDLSTGNIDFVGNVKVNGNVTEGFKIRADGNVEVRGNVSIADIEAGGNVVVSHGFVGKNKSSIKAKGDVKIKFVENATVKSEKSIYVSDAVMHSKLTAADSIEVIKKKGLLVGGVVKAGKKIIANTIGSALATTTHLEAGVDPEIRNKINNLKEEIKKDSNNLTKSTKALKILEKLKESNNGLPEEKVIMYYQLQKTVKQLQSMKDEKENNISALKEKLKISENGFVQAKKKLYPGVKIIIGNSQLNIYNETAASKFLEQEGEITQLNLRG
- the flgF gene encoding flagellar basal-body rod protein FlgF, which translates into the protein MFKGIFTSASGMKVNQERLNITANNLANVDTNGFKRDESVQRSFREELVYKIEGNKATPLGRAGAGVMLESTYTQHQQAPLRKTGNQLDIAIEGSGFFVIDTPDGLRYTRDGSFTINNEGIIVTHQGYPVLGEGGPLETISDRDITIDNNGQIHLEEMLGDSFQIVDFAEANLLEKVGDNLYQANEEIEEIEANYQLRQGYLENSNVNIVQEMVNMIQVTRHYEANQKVITTMDNILDQAVNSIARLG
- a CDS encoding FliA/WhiG family RNA polymerase sigma factor; the protein is MTFKKSDEYSLWLKYKKNKDQDIFQELVLKYVSLVKYHASRIKMMVPNFIEEDDLISYGILGLMDAVNKFDPEKGVLFKTYASRRIRGEIIDHLRKLDWLPHSVRRQGKKLKELSDKLRKENGKSPDIEELAEASDISKDRILELHRKIYSSQWVSLYEEFGDMSIGDLIAEDIEKSPDAIYQHKEKEELLRKALEKLNEQEQLIIALIYFEELSQKEVAEIMELSAARISQLHKKVVNRLRGILSRNKDYLF
- the flhA gene encoding flagellar biosynthesis protein FlhA encodes the protein MAVPKENRLIKQVNNNSDILFALAIVGIVIMFIIPLPPILMDLLLATNITLAMVIILVSIYIVEPLQLSVFPSLLLFATLFRLGLNVSTTRLILGDGYAGQIILSFGNFVVGGNFVVGFIIFLILVVIQFIVITKGSERVAEVAARFTLDAMPGKQMSIDADLNAGIIDESTARDMREKIRQEADFYGAMDGASKFVKGDAIAGIIITIINVIGGLIIGSMQQGMEIAEAAQTYALLTIGDGLVSQIPALLIATATGLVVTRAASENNLGRDVSAQLSAQPKALFIAAAVLSILGFMPGLPTIPFLFLAFLIAGFAYVLISQIGNIDKEDLEDITEETAAAGTRRPEPEEINTLLKVDPMEVEVGYNLISLVLPDQGGDFLDRVAMIRRQTALELGMIIPPVRILDNLQLEPNIYRIKLKGVEISKYEIMPDHFLAMDSGLTTKELKGIETKEPAFGTPAIWISEDQKDDAEMNNYTVVDPPSVMATHLTELIREHAYELLGRQEVKNLIDNIKEDYPAVVNELMPDLMTLGDIQKVLQNLLWEGIPIKDLLTILETLADYATRTKDVQLLTEYVRQSLSRQISNMFKENDGYLYVITLDPQLEDNLSQNLESSEQGNYLSLDPSQAQRLIENIASSVQQLLQQGHQAILLTAPILRRPIKEMTYRSIKELITISYNELDDQIDIQVIGTVK
- the flhB gene encoding flagellar biosynthesis protein FlhB, with the translated sequence MPDGPSGEKTEKPTPRRLEKAKEEGQLAKSQELNSAFTLLASFFTLYFLFANIIQSLSEKMTSFLSLSTLPAINLDNSYTILIDLILFIARVSAPVMIASAILGAFINLVQVGPRFSTKLIQMKFSKINPIEGAKRLFSLKSLIELIKSLLKATIILFLTYNQIMSAWPELILLSGQGFEPALIFVANLIFRIAVNIIIFLIILGIVDYVYQRWEFMRNLMMTKQEVKEEYKEMEGDPHVKSQRRQIQREMSMNRMMASVEDADVVITNPTHIAVALKFDLESMEAPVVLAKGEGFIAQKIKEVAKEAEIEIVENKPLARALNATTEIGEEIPADLYQAVAEVLAYLYNDRV
- a CDS encoding flagellar brake domain-containing protein, with the protein product MIEGLEINQKIDIIVEAGPYKGKYLSKVSEIESDIFKVSPPYSRGEIVPLRKGQILRVYFTDETAAYIFAAKVLAREKQAVSLIKLERISDLKRIQRREYFRLDVKKTVKYRLIKNPFNKEDLENEQGEFQKGETLDISGGGLKLYVDDEFPNEGFIEFYIDIPGIEAVPIFGKIVNQYNVEDMRAVGIKYVDIAHSIQEKIISWLFDYQRQLRKRGLL